From the genome of Scleropages formosus chromosome 22, fSclFor1.1, whole genome shotgun sequence:
TGGCCTATCTACAGTGGCTTAGCCTGGCCCAGAACTGCATCCAAAACACAGAGGGCCTTGGAGGACCTGCCCTGGAGAGTCTCACTCTCACTGGTCAGTTATATTGATAGGCACTGTGCATTAACTGCACCAGATATGCTCATGCAATATATGCTGGAACAGAAGACAAATGAGATTATTCCTTAAGGAGGAAGGGGAAGACTCATCAGAAAAGTGGTATGATTGCAAAAGCAGATGATTTACGTGAATGTGCCCACACACATTGAGTGAAACCGCtcgtcctgagtggggtcgcggcgaaccagagcctaacccagaaacgcagggcgcaaggggacacacccaggacaggacgccagtccgtcgcaaggcaccccaagcgggacttgaaccccacacccaccagagagcaggcacagaccaaacctgctgcgcctccgcaccccccccccgtgaaCGTACCTCACCGTTCAAATCACGCTAGAAATGAATATGTCAGTTGTGAACTACCAgtcagttcattttaaaatggaatcaTGGTTGTGATAAATTTTAATTCCTGCCTCTCTTACCTCCCCCCTCAGTTTTCATTCTACCAGATCACTGCTGCATTAAAGTGTTTGTTAATTGcgatcaaattaaatttatgcatttctcagaatgaaaccaaaaaaaaaaaattaaaagtgtgcTTTCTAGTAATTGCTTTTCTTTGGACACCAGATTATGTTAATTTATTGACTTTTGAGCAAATAGACTGAAGTTACACCTGTTTAGTGTGGCACAGGTAAATGGGTAGAAGGCTCGGAGTCACAGGTATAGTAGTATCTCCTCAGGTAACAAAATCCAGCGTGTATCGGGACTGGACAGCAGCAGGTTGACCAGTCTGGTGGCCCTAGAACTGCGGGGAAATCAGCTGGAAACCACACATGGCATCTACCTGCCAAACCTGCGCAGGCTCTATCTGGTACAGTGCAGTAAAGCTTCAGTTGTTGTCACCAAGGGCTGTAAAAAGCTCTTCTAGGTAGGCTGATGTGGTGCACCTGGGAATatctttattaaataataagGCAACAGTTTGATTTATTCTTGGCTTTGATCAATAGTGTCACATTCGCTTGTGTAATAAAATGCAATCTACATCTATTACCAATCTGAAAAATTGTCTGAAAACAGTGATTTCAATCATCTTTTTAGTCCCATGACTTGTTCATGTCcttaaaaattttaaaggaTTTCTGTTATTAATCCAAAAATATTATGTCGACAGGCTTGGCATTAGTTGGCaaaacttcacatttttaaccctcgtctttttttttaatcggaTAAATAAAATGATGGCTTTGATTAATGTAGTATAAGTAGAGGAATACATTCTGAGCACTTTTTCAATTCGGGgtgtttgaaatgaaatgaaccTTTCAGGGAAGAAATAGGATCAAGAGGCTGGACGGCCTGGAGTATCTGGAGAGTCTAACAACTCTGCACCTGCGAGACAACCAGCTGGAGACCCTGGATGGCATAAATTCTAACATGAAGTCTTTGCAGTACCTGAATGTGAGGTACTGCGAATACCGTCTCAGAAGTGCACCTTTGTCTCACCTCCCAGTGccaaggttgttggttcaaaaaTGGGGCGACCTTGGTGTTTGCAGAAGTCTCAAAGTCTTTGTCAGTGTTTCCTTTCGTTGCTCCACTTTCCTTCCACATGTTGTCCAACTGGAATTTTGTTAGTGTGTCACTATCATCCAATCCAGGGAATGTCTTCACTTTATGTTGTGtgcattatgattattattattattatgattattattccCTTTTCTCTCAACCTTTTTGCCAGGAATAACAAGGTGTTCTCCCCAGATGCCCTAAGCAGCCTGGCGGCGGTGTCCACAACGTTGCAGGTGCTGATCCTGACGGGGAATCCGGTCACCGAGGGGGAGGACTACCGCATTTCTGTCCTCAAACTCCTGCCACAGCTGGAGCGGTTGGACAAGCAGGCCATCACAGAGGACGAGAAGGCAGAGGTTCAGGAGAGGCTCCTGGTCAGTAACTGGGCACGAAGACACAGAGAAGGAATCTAGTCTGGGCTGAAATGCAGTCATTACAGTCTGTTATAACtgatgtgctttatttttaggAAATCGAAGGTGATGACGGTGCGGACTAAAGTTAGTCCCGGATTGGTGCCACGTTATAACCCGCCACATCACTTTCTCCAGTTTTCCTCCCAGAGCTGCACCCTCACCTGGAAACATTTGCAGGCTTCTTGATCACATTTATGATATTTATTCCAATAAAGAATTTGTGGAGAGCTTGTGTTTTGATATCACGAAGGTTAATCTGCTGTATGAATCTGAAAGCACGCAACGTGTTTGTACAGTTAAGGCTATTTAGTTTGCCTACATTTTAGGTCAAGTAACTTATTTTCATAGCTTTTTGAATGTACGGTATACTTGAAATCTAGGAAATACTTTTAATTGTAGGAattcattaaatatatttttcaaaagaattcATGTCTTTTTATCCCAAACCGCAGCTCATTTGTCCGATACCACTTTTTTATTGCAACACCAGCAATGCTGGGTCACAGTAACATACAAAGACAAAGGCAACAACGcagtaatattaaaaagaacTGCGAGAATAAATTAAGAATAGCAAATTACAATGTGTCTCAGAAGTGATCACCTCtcccacttgtccaagtcagatTTTTCTGGGCACACATGACATGAGCAACTGCTTGGAGAGCTCAGTCAGTTGCTGAAGATGTCAGCTGGATTggtaatgaaatgtttgcaagaAAAATGCCAAGCTGGGCAATAATTGAATGAATGACCAGATAATCAAAGTCCTTCCCATGAGCTTCCAGCCTTCTCTTAACAGAGTTGAGCAGatggaaatacatttttatttagcagacacttttatctaaagcagcttccaatgaactctctgtagtgttatcagcccacacaatgcaccaaagtgacttacactgggtcactcatccatacagctgtggaacacacacacaacaggtgaacgtgaccagcatgtctttggagcgtgggaggaaaccagagcacccccacacatacacatggagaacatgcaaactccacacacactgagcaggaatcaaacccatgtcctctcgtaccacccagacactgaggcagcagcgctactcactgtgccgccatgccacaTCTTACAATGATCTACATAACAGATGATGTGGTTTAAAATGTGGAGCTCTTTGGCAATCAGGACAGATGTGGGCTTCACAGATGTGTTCTGAGACCCCTTTTGAGTGCtgaatgggattcagcagtccaTCCAACTGTCCATACTTACAAGAAATTGTGCAAAAGCAGTAAATCAAAATCAGATACGAAGACATGGCCTGAGCAAAGATGAGAAcataaatacactttttttaaattattaccaAACAAGCACAGGAGGAAATATAGTAAGACACAGGTCagacagatttaaaataaattgggTTTATCAGAGCATTTAAGTGTGAGCTGGCCATTCGGTCACCTCAAGGTGAATactagtggtttcagacaagTAAAGCTCTGTAGTGGAGAGCAGCGCTGATGAGCAATCTCAGACAGGCCTGTGGAAGAGGTGCAGCACCTTAGTGGGAGGGAATGTGGGAGGGGCCACCTGAGCACTTCACCTTTAAAGCCCACCTGGAGACATTCCTGAGAGCACAGCTGTCCTATCAGGTTTTATGGGGTGCAGTTTGAAGGCTGATACTCATCTTGCAATGGCTGACTACGAAAAAGTGGATGATGAAACGTTGCAAAGCCTTAAGGATGTGGCAAACAAACTGCGGATCCATTCCATCAGAGCCACGTGTGCCTCCGGCTCGGGGTAAAGGCCTAGTCATGATGACCTGATCTTTAAGCCTGTGACTTTAATTATGAACATGTGCTGTATGTTGTATCTCTTGCTCAGTAGTGAATTGAGCAGGACACCAGCATTAAAACTATGTAGGTGCTATTTTAGCTCTAGCAGAGCTAGACTCATAACTTCCTCTTTAATgctcctgttcatttttttttttttttttttttttttttttccttgctgatCTGAGGGGAAAGCAGAAGATGATGCTTCAATTTGGTGGCTTTCAATGCACCTATGATCACAAGGACCTGGGGAAATGCAGATTGCTGTTGTGGAGACTCTTGCCTGTGGTGTGACAATGTTCTCAGTTTATGGGTTTCATCTCCCTGTGCCAGTGTGTGGAATTACAGTGCTGCTTTCTTGGTCACTGCTTGCTTGACCAGGACCCTCCTATTTGCAGCTGGAATGGCTCTCTGGGGCATTTTAGTTCTAATATAAACAAGAGGATCCCTTTTTTGTCACTaatgacaaaagaaattaaaaatgtatttcctgAAAATGACCTCTTGTCCTACTGACCCCAAAGTTAATGGGTTAAGATAATATGTAAACTGCTTTTTCTCTCCCCTGTTGaacttacagtatattgtttgtAATTCAGCTAAGATCTTGACACCATCCCTTAATCATTCTTGGTAGCTGCTTTATATTCTGCATCATTGGGGGTTTTTTCATGTAGTAATGAGGGATGTATGCAGATAGGGAACAGGACCTCAGCACAGATGTGTTCTTATGGCTCCTGGTCAGGTACACCTGTCTTGGCAGGTTTTTCTGTTGTTGCTAATTTTCTCTTAAAGGTGTGAGAAATTTGTTGCCCTAAAGACCAACGATCTCATAGATTTGAGTGTTCATGTCTTTTCCCTTGACACAACAATGTGTATTGACAGTGAATGACTTGGAAGTTACTATTGTCATAAAAGATGACTTGGCTTAATTATGCCAGTTTAATCTAATGACTTAAGGGGCTTCCCTGACTCAGGGCAGGATTTGGTGTAATGGTGACTTGTGAAACTGCCTTACTACCTTGAGTAGTTAAGCCCTCGGTTGGAACAAAACCACCAGCCACAAGGCTAGATACCTGTGGTCTTAAGCTGCCCTGAGGGTCCCAACAGGCAGCACATCCAGAATAAAGTGTTGTCTTCTCCTCCAGACACCCCACATCATGCTGCAGTGCTGCGGAGATCATGTCTGTGCTCTTCTTCCACACAATGCGATACAAGGCCCAGGACCCTCGCAATGCCAGCAATGATCGCTTTGTCATGTCTAAGGTGGGTCCTCTAGACACAACCTGTCAGATCCTCCATTGTTTGGTCAGTACTTAAGTGGCTTTTCAAACTGTTTATGAACACCTGGTGATAATTATGTTGGAGAAATACCAGGGCATGAAGATGTTGCTAGAGGGATCATGTTTATGGCTTGTTTCTCAATTGCATCCTCAATAATGCTGAGGAAAAGTTTCATACATCCCTTAAACTTTTGACAGCAGTGGTTCTAAATCATAATCTTATTTGCCAATCACAGGGACATGCTGCACCCATCCTGTATGCAGCCTGGGCAGAGGCTGGTTTTGTGGAGGAGTCTAGGCTTCTGGACTTCCGCAAGGTTGACTGTGAGCTAGAG
Proteins encoded in this window:
- the lrrc23 gene encoding leucine-rich repeat-containing protein 23 translates to MSEAEDDEFILEESEFEDAEKEEERKAILEQKKNVPCPLTQDMITESLSLLCKTGNGLGHAFVKLDLRNRNLTEIGLLGSFVHLRFLDVSSNRLTDLSSLAPLTQLLWLKVDRNLVQSLKDQPVSQLAYLQWLSLAQNCIQNTEGLGGPALESLTLTGNKIQRVSGLDSSRLTSLVALELRGNQLETTHGIYLPNLRRLYLGRNRIKRLDGLEYLESLTTLHLRDNQLETLDGINSNMKSLQYLNVRNNKVFSPDALSSLAAVSTTLQVLILTGNPVTEGEDYRISVLKLLPQLERLDKQAITEDEKAEVQERLLEIEGDDGAD